From a region of the Citricoccus muralis genome:
- the clpS gene encoding ATP-dependent Clp protease adapter ClpS → MFLTLSSPGSSPGTRDGAPSGSHQDRPRDLPGGQPGTGTDVLEREETSAGTAERTAADRPWQVVVWNDPVNLMSYVSYVFRSYFGFSRAKADTLMLQVHQEGKAIVSSGGREESERHVQAMHGYGLWATLQHEQGEGA, encoded by the coding sequence ATGTTCTTGACCCTCAGTTCTCCTGGCAGTTCCCCAGGCACCCGGGATGGCGCTCCCAGCGGTTCTCACCAGGACCGCCCCCGTGACCTTCCGGGCGGACAGCCCGGGACCGGAACAGATGTCTTGGAGCGGGAGGAGACCTCGGCCGGGACCGCTGAGCGCACCGCCGCTGACCGGCCCTGGCAGGTGGTCGTGTGGAATGACCCCGTCAACCTCATGAGCTACGTCTCCTACGTGTTCCGGTCCTACTTCGGCTTCAGCCGTGCTAAGGCTGACACCCTCATGCTCCAGGTCCACCAGGAGGGCAAGGCGATCGTCTCCTCCGGAGGCCGGGAGGAATCCGAACGGCACGTCCAGGCCATGCACGGTTACGGACTGTGGGCCACCCTCCAGCACGAGCAGGGGGAGGGAGCCTGA